A single window of Sparus aurata chromosome 12, fSpaAur1.1, whole genome shotgun sequence DNA harbors:
- the LOC115592833 gene encoding hydroxycarboxylic acid receptor 3-like — translation MNLNQSDVCCAFNAPLLDQLLPPILILEFMFGLMGNVVALWMFIFHMDEWKPNSVYLTHLAVADSIVLFCLPFRADYYRRGKNWLHGDALCRILLFLLAANRAAGIFFLTAVAVDRYLKIVHPLNRINRMGLGYALLVSLGLWGLIFLATGYLLANEHFFYNANRTQCESFNICMGFSPLSTWHNTFYVVQFFLPTAIVAFCTIRITWQLRSRTLDKTGKIKRAVQFVLAVALIFITCFFPSTISRIAVWILKVWYDECRYFEQANLAFYTSVCFTYFNSVLNPVVYYFSSPAFSGTFKKLLNKLLGRADDKEETESSENDISTVDGRRRI, via the coding sequence ATGAATCTCAACCAGTCGGACGTGTGCTGCGCCTTCAACGCGCCCCTCCTGGACCAACTTCTGCCTCCGATCCTGATCTTGGAGTTCATGTTTGGGCTGATGGGGAACGTTGTCGCCCTGTGGATGTTCATCTTTCACATGGACGAGTGGAAGCCCAACTCGGTGTACCTCACTCACCTGGCTGTAGCCGACTCCATCGTTCTGTTCTGCCTCCCCTTCAGAGCCGACTACTACAGACGTGGGAAGAACTGGCTCCACGGTGATGCTTTGTGTCGCATCCTGCTCTTTCTGCTGGCTGCCAACCGTGCAGCCGGGATCTTCTTCCTCACGGCTGTCGCTGTTGACCGCTACCTGAAGATCGTCCACCCACTGAACCGGATCAACCGCATGGGCCTGGGCTACGCTCTCTTGGTCTCCCTCGGACTCTGGGGTCTGATTTTTCTTGCCACAGGTTATCTTCTGGCCAATGAGCACTTCTTCTACAACGCCAACCGTACGCAGTGTGAGAGTTTCAACATCTGCATGGGCTTCAGTCCCCTGTCCACTTGGCACAACACTTTCTACGTGGTCCAGTTTTTCCTTCCCACAGCGATCGTCGCTTTCTGCACCATCAGAATCACCTGGCAGCTGAGAAGCAGAACCTTGGACAAAACGGGGAAAATCAAACGggctgttcagtttgtcttggCCGTGGCTTTAATCTTCATCACCTGCTTCTTCCCCAGCACGATATCCCGCATCGCTGTGTGGATCCTGAAGGTATGGTATGATGAATGCAGATACTTCGAGCAGGCCAACCTGGCGTTCTacacatcagtgtgtttcacctACTTTAACAGCGTCCTCAACCCTGTCGTGTATTATTTCTCGAGCCCTGCCTTCAGCGGCACCTTCAAAAAGCTCCTGAACAAGCTGCTGGGACGGGCCGACGACAAAGAGGAGACGGAATCTTCTGAGAATGACATTTCAACTGTTGATGGTAGAAGGAGGATATAA
- the denr gene encoding density-regulated protein, with product MATTEMESGSSDHGTLDPDSKYPLKVLYCGVCSLPTEYCEYMPEPAKCRHWLEKNFPDVFARMTVGGPAANAPKQESGTGEAPAAGEDEERKKQKRGGRGQIRQKKKTVPQKVSIAKIPRAKKKYVTRVCGLATFDIELKEAQRFFAQKFSCGASVTAEDEIIIQGDFTDDIIDVIQEKWPEVDDDSIDDLGEVKK from the exons ATGGCTACTACTGAGATGGAATCTGGTTCTTCAGATCATGGGACACTGGACCCTGATTCAAAGTACCCACTGAAAGTTCTCTACTGTGGAG TGTGCTCTCTGCCGACAGAG TATTGTGAGTACATGCCTGAGCCGGCCAAATGTAGGCATTGGCTTGAGAAGAACTTCCCAGATGTTTTTGCCAGGATGACTGTTGGTG GCCCGGCAGCGAATGCACCCAAGCAGGAATCCGGCACTGGAGAAGCTCCTGCTGCAGGCGAGGAcgaggagagaaagaaacagaagagaG GTGGGAGAGGTCAgatcagacagaaaaagaagacgGTGCCTCAAAAAGTCTCGATAGCAAAAATCCCAAGAGCCAAGAAAAAATATGTGACACGGGTGTGTGGCCTGGCAACATTTG ACATCGAACTTAAAGAGGCTCAGCGATTCTTTGCCCAGAAATTCTCTTGTGGTGCCTCAGTAACAGCAGAGGATGAAATAATCATTCAGGGAGATTTTACAGACGACATAATCGACGTCATTCAAGAGAAGTGGCCCGAG GTGGATGACGACAGCATCGACGATCTGGGCGAAGTCAAGAAGTGA
- the ccdc62 gene encoding coiled-coil domain-containing protein 62 isoform X2 yields the protein MDGVQRLPPSDGTTWSDDTSAELWHSTPVKTKNGHASLDAGRPSVLTSFTMDSRAKQWAKNNSPTVPADTLCSPSPQDTQFPVNDLSGSTIQKQRRELQLLMAELKDRDRELNTMAASHHKQLQAWEQDRQRVLALEHRGARLDEELQKRNEVIRVLTKRVWVVETREEEVQKELSVARQQLCELQQKQLHISQKCEDFEEKNQSLSSTLMALSSQVGSLQVREEELSSMLKLKNKDVTEASGHIEELTGRLRDLETSLTESRSRENKLLRDLEENKRRYREAKHEITHLKEELQQQVTQSSTQREDMIRLKQELQLLRRDLALSGEGDSWKDELLELTRSKQERTMSELRCLRQVCENQRNDLQLLQLNLESARETLREKTSQGLPGSQDETRCCCPDERSPSSLRLKNTRVLHDSLRGTFNGDLGVFSAHMTDGDDLLSSSSLQQLLEESRQVISSSRPHSSVVNSSGTTDPLYAHKCQTPQQHHHQQQPTTPTYKASETPPKACPRHQPDMWTA from the exons ATGGATGGAGTACAGAGACTGCCCCCCTCAGATGGAACAACCTGGTCTGATG ACACTTCAGCTGAGCTCTGGCACAGCACTCCAGTCAAAACG AAAAATGGTCACGCTTCACTGGATGCTGGCCGACCATCTGTGCTAACCAGCTTCACGATGGACAGCAGAGCAAAACAGTGGGCCAAAAATAATTCACCTACTGTCCCTGCAGACACCCTCTGCTCCCCCAGCCCGCAGGACACACAG TTTCCTGTGAATGACCTGAGTGGCTCGACCATCCAGAAGCAGAGGAGGGAGCTCCAGCTGCTGATGGCTGAGCTGAAGGACCGGGACCGGGAGCTGAACACCATGGCTGCCTCCCATCACAAGCAGCTTCAGGCCTGGGAACAAGACCGCCAGAGGGTGCTCGCCCTGGAGCACAGGGGTGCCCGTCTGGACG aggagctgcagaagcGTAACGAGGTGATCAGAGTCCTGACTAAACGTGTGTGGGTGGTGGAAAccagggaggaggaggtccAGAAGGAGCTCAGCGTCGCCcgacagcagctctgtgagctccaacagaaacagctgcacatCAGCCAGAAATGTGAAGACTTTGAG GAGAAGAACCAGAGTCTCAGCTCCACGCTCATGGCTCTGTCCAGTCAGGTCGGCTCTCTGCAGGTCAGAGAGGAAGAACTGAGCTCCATGCTGAAACTCAAG AACAAAGATGTGACTGAGGCTTCCGGACACATAGAGGAGCTCACAGGGCGCCTACGAGATCTGGAGACGTCGTTAACGGAGAGTCGCTCACGGGAAAACAAACTCCTGAGAGACCTGGAGGAAAACAAACGACGTTACAGAGAGGCCAAGCATGAGATAACACACCTTAAAG aggagctgcagcagcaggtgacTCAGAGCAGCACTCAGAGGGAGGACATGATCCGTCTCAAACAGGAGCTCCAGCTGCTGCGCAGAGATCTGGCTTTATCAG GAGAGGGAGACAGCTGGAAGGACGAGCTGTTAGAACTGACTCGCTCCAAACAGGAGCGCACCATGTCAGAGCTCCGCTGCCTGCGACAG gtGTGTGAGAATCAGCGGAACGACCTGCAGCTCTTGCAGTTGAACCTGGAAAGCGCTCGTGAAACTCTTCGAGAGAAGACGAGTCAGGGTTTACCTGGCAG TCAGGATGAGACGAGATGTTGCTGTCCAGACGAGCGGTCACCTTCATCACTCAGACTGAAGAACACGAGAGTTTTACACGATTCTCTGCGAGGCACATTCAACGGAGACCTGGGAGTCTTCTCAGCTCACATGACAGAT GGTGATGATCTGCTGTCCAGCagttctctgcagcagctgctggaagAGTCCAGACAGGTGATCAGCAGCTCGAGACCCCACAGCTCTGTAGTCAACAGCTCTGGGACCACTGACCCCCTTTACGCTCATAAGTGCCAGACACCTCagcaacaccaccaccaacaacaaccaacTACCCCGACATACAAG GCCAGTGAAACTCCACCCAAAGCCTGCCCGCGACACCAGCCAGACATGTGGACGGCCTGA
- the ccdc62 gene encoding coiled-coil domain-containing protein 62 isoform X1, with protein sequence MDGVQRLPPSDGTTWSDDTSAELWHSTPVKTKNGHASLDAGRPSVLTSFTMDSRAKQWAKNNSPTVPADTLCSPSPQDTQFPVNDLSGSTIQKQRRELQLLMAELKDRDRELNTMAASHHKQLQAWEQDRQRVLALEHRGARLDEELQKRNEVIRVLTKRVWVVETREEEVQKELSVARQQLCELQQKQLHISQKCEDFEEKNQSLSSTLMALSSQVGSLQVREEELSSMLKLKNKDVTEASGHIEELTGRLRDLETSLTESRSRENKLLRDLEENKRRYREAKHEITHLKEELQQQVTQSSTQREDMIRLKQELQLLRRDLALSGEGDSWKDELLELTRSKQERTMSELRCLRQVCENQRNDLQLLQLNLESARETLREKTSQGLPGSQDETRCCCPDERSPSSLRLKNTRVLHDSLRGTFNGDLGVFSAHMTDQGDDLLSSSSLQQLLEESRQVISSSRPHSSVVNSSGTTDPLYAHKCQTPQQHHHQQQPTTPTYKASETPPKACPRHQPDMWTA encoded by the exons ATGGATGGAGTACAGAGACTGCCCCCCTCAGATGGAACAACCTGGTCTGATG ACACTTCAGCTGAGCTCTGGCACAGCACTCCAGTCAAAACG AAAAATGGTCACGCTTCACTGGATGCTGGCCGACCATCTGTGCTAACCAGCTTCACGATGGACAGCAGAGCAAAACAGTGGGCCAAAAATAATTCACCTACTGTCCCTGCAGACACCCTCTGCTCCCCCAGCCCGCAGGACACACAG TTTCCTGTGAATGACCTGAGTGGCTCGACCATCCAGAAGCAGAGGAGGGAGCTCCAGCTGCTGATGGCTGAGCTGAAGGACCGGGACCGGGAGCTGAACACCATGGCTGCCTCCCATCACAAGCAGCTTCAGGCCTGGGAACAAGACCGCCAGAGGGTGCTCGCCCTGGAGCACAGGGGTGCCCGTCTGGACG aggagctgcagaagcGTAACGAGGTGATCAGAGTCCTGACTAAACGTGTGTGGGTGGTGGAAAccagggaggaggaggtccAGAAGGAGCTCAGCGTCGCCcgacagcagctctgtgagctccaacagaaacagctgcacatCAGCCAGAAATGTGAAGACTTTGAG GAGAAGAACCAGAGTCTCAGCTCCACGCTCATGGCTCTGTCCAGTCAGGTCGGCTCTCTGCAGGTCAGAGAGGAAGAACTGAGCTCCATGCTGAAACTCAAG AACAAAGATGTGACTGAGGCTTCCGGACACATAGAGGAGCTCACAGGGCGCCTACGAGATCTGGAGACGTCGTTAACGGAGAGTCGCTCACGGGAAAACAAACTCCTGAGAGACCTGGAGGAAAACAAACGACGTTACAGAGAGGCCAAGCATGAGATAACACACCTTAAAG aggagctgcagcagcaggtgacTCAGAGCAGCACTCAGAGGGAGGACATGATCCGTCTCAAACAGGAGCTCCAGCTGCTGCGCAGAGATCTGGCTTTATCAG GAGAGGGAGACAGCTGGAAGGACGAGCTGTTAGAACTGACTCGCTCCAAACAGGAGCGCACCATGTCAGAGCTCCGCTGCCTGCGACAG gtGTGTGAGAATCAGCGGAACGACCTGCAGCTCTTGCAGTTGAACCTGGAAAGCGCTCGTGAAACTCTTCGAGAGAAGACGAGTCAGGGTTTACCTGGCAG TCAGGATGAGACGAGATGTTGCTGTCCAGACGAGCGGTCACCTTCATCACTCAGACTGAAGAACACGAGAGTTTTACACGATTCTCTGCGAGGCACATTCAACGGAGACCTGGGAGTCTTCTCAGCTCACATGACAGAT CAGGGTGATGATCTGCTGTCCAGCagttctctgcagcagctgctggaagAGTCCAGACAGGTGATCAGCAGCTCGAGACCCCACAGCTCTGTAGTCAACAGCTCTGGGACCACTGACCCCCTTTACGCTCATAAGTGCCAGACACCTCagcaacaccaccaccaacaacaaccaacTACCCCGACATACAAG GCCAGTGAAACTCCACCCAAAGCCTGCCCGCGACACCAGCCAGACATGTGGACGGCCTGA
- the ccdc62 gene encoding coiled-coil domain-containing protein 62 isoform X3 — translation MDSRAKQWAKNNSPTVPADTLCSPSPQDTQFPVNDLSGSTIQKQRRELQLLMAELKDRDRELNTMAASHHKQLQAWEQDRQRVLALEHRGARLDEELQKRNEVIRVLTKRVWVVETREEEVQKELSVARQQLCELQQKQLHISQKCEDFEEKNQSLSSTLMALSSQVGSLQVREEELSSMLKLKNKDVTEASGHIEELTGRLRDLETSLTESRSRENKLLRDLEENKRRYREAKHEITHLKEELQQQVTQSSTQREDMIRLKQELQLLRRDLALSGEGDSWKDELLELTRSKQERTMSELRCLRQVCENQRNDLQLLQLNLESARETLREKTSQGLPGSQDETRCCCPDERSPSSLRLKNTRVLHDSLRGTFNGDLGVFSAHMTDQGDDLLSSSSLQQLLEESRQVISSSRPHSSVVNSSGTTDPLYAHKCQTPQQHHHQQQPTTPTYKASETPPKACPRHQPDMWTA, via the exons ATGGACAGCAGAGCAAAACAGTGGGCCAAAAATAATTCACCTACTGTCCCTGCAGACACCCTCTGCTCCCCCAGCCCGCAGGACACACAG TTTCCTGTGAATGACCTGAGTGGCTCGACCATCCAGAAGCAGAGGAGGGAGCTCCAGCTGCTGATGGCTGAGCTGAAGGACCGGGACCGGGAGCTGAACACCATGGCTGCCTCCCATCACAAGCAGCTTCAGGCCTGGGAACAAGACCGCCAGAGGGTGCTCGCCCTGGAGCACAGGGGTGCCCGTCTGGACG aggagctgcagaagcGTAACGAGGTGATCAGAGTCCTGACTAAACGTGTGTGGGTGGTGGAAAccagggaggaggaggtccAGAAGGAGCTCAGCGTCGCCcgacagcagctctgtgagctccaacagaaacagctgcacatCAGCCAGAAATGTGAAGACTTTGAG GAGAAGAACCAGAGTCTCAGCTCCACGCTCATGGCTCTGTCCAGTCAGGTCGGCTCTCTGCAGGTCAGAGAGGAAGAACTGAGCTCCATGCTGAAACTCAAG AACAAAGATGTGACTGAGGCTTCCGGACACATAGAGGAGCTCACAGGGCGCCTACGAGATCTGGAGACGTCGTTAACGGAGAGTCGCTCACGGGAAAACAAACTCCTGAGAGACCTGGAGGAAAACAAACGACGTTACAGAGAGGCCAAGCATGAGATAACACACCTTAAAG aggagctgcagcagcaggtgacTCAGAGCAGCACTCAGAGGGAGGACATGATCCGTCTCAAACAGGAGCTCCAGCTGCTGCGCAGAGATCTGGCTTTATCAG GAGAGGGAGACAGCTGGAAGGACGAGCTGTTAGAACTGACTCGCTCCAAACAGGAGCGCACCATGTCAGAGCTCCGCTGCCTGCGACAG gtGTGTGAGAATCAGCGGAACGACCTGCAGCTCTTGCAGTTGAACCTGGAAAGCGCTCGTGAAACTCTTCGAGAGAAGACGAGTCAGGGTTTACCTGGCAG TCAGGATGAGACGAGATGTTGCTGTCCAGACGAGCGGTCACCTTCATCACTCAGACTGAAGAACACGAGAGTTTTACACGATTCTCTGCGAGGCACATTCAACGGAGACCTGGGAGTCTTCTCAGCTCACATGACAGAT CAGGGTGATGATCTGCTGTCCAGCagttctctgcagcagctgctggaagAGTCCAGACAGGTGATCAGCAGCTCGAGACCCCACAGCTCTGTAGTCAACAGCTCTGGGACCACTGACCCCCTTTACGCTCATAAGTGCCAGACACCTCagcaacaccaccaccaacaacaaccaacTACCCCGACATACAAG GCCAGTGAAACTCCACCCAAAGCCTGCCCGCGACACCAGCCAGACATGTGGACGGCCTGA